catcaataaagacgataataaaattatccaaatacggactgcatacccgattcatgaggtccatgaatacagctggtgcatttgtcagcccgaacggcatgactaaaaattcataataactgtagcgtgtccgaaatgcggttttctgaatatcttcttctttgacacgcaactgatgatatcccgatcttagatcgattttggagtaaacacgtgatccttgcagctgatcaaacaagtcatcaattctcggtaatgggtactgattcttgatagttaacttgtttaattttcggtaatctatacacattcggaaggatccatctttcttcttgacgaataaaattggagctccccacggtgaagtactcggtcgaatgaatccacggtccagtaattcttgtaactggctttgtaactctttcatctcagacggtaCAAGtcagtatggagcacgagccactggtgcaactcctggtactaaatctatttgaaattctacagatccaaatggaggtaatcccggcaactcttccgaaaagacttcaggaaaatctcttgccacaggcacgtcgttgatgctcttctctttttccttcgttttgactttattaacatgtgttaggatagcatagcaccttttcttcaagcacttttggactttcaagcagctaatgagttttagctttgagttacccttctctctatatatcattactgccgttttatccttacgaggaatgtgaattgccttcttggcacacacaacctcagctcctattttggacatccagtccatgccgactattacatcaaaacttcctaattttacgggtatcaaatcaattttaaatgtttctccggctaactttattttacaatcacgacaaattttatcagctttaattagtttatcattaactaactcaatcatgtacttagcatctagaggtaatgatgaacaattcaatttagcgtaaaagtctctacacatgtaacttctatcagcaccagtatcaaatataatagatgctgataagtcattaatggtaaacgtacccgtaacaagctccgggtcttcacatgcctctctagcattaataacaaatgctcttccccgcgcaggtccattattcttctctggattcgggcactggctcttaatatgaccatgtttcccacacccgtaacaagtaacagtagccaggacagttctatttgcattggtggcaggagtcttggtgccatttatatttgtaacaggagcccaacaatcttcagcaagatgaccccttcgattacatttgttgcacaccacattgcaaaaaccagtgtgatgtttgtggcatctgttacataagggattacgccctttgtaacccgagcttgaaccactacccgcaccttgcgtggtttcctgtttcttgagagattgttgctggtgacctcgatcacggttttcatcccactttcttttgttatccgataccttggcatcggtatttgatgcgttcttatccagaatgatctgatccattagctcatttgccatggtgatCGCTTCATGAAttatcttgggtttggatgctgtaacattggccttgatgttctttggcagaccatctttgtacaattcaatctttcgctcttccgttggtaccaattcaggacataacaaggctaattccatgaatcgcctattatagttggtaagttccgttCCGACAACTTTCAAatttcgtaactcggcttccatcttcctaacctcgttccttgggcagtattcgttgattagcatatttttcaattcctcccaaggagtatcatatgcttcatcgccccctacaacttttacatagtttttccaccatgtaagtgcaccatcctgtaatgtgcatgaagcatactttttccgatccccttccgcacaaccactgattttaaatacggactccagtttttcgaaccattgggttaaaccgactggtccttctgttccactgaatgatgaaggtttgcaaccttgaaatgctttatatgagcatccaacacgagggtttgtgttgtttgctgctgctcttgccgcttcgacccaaagcattcggtcgtttacgcgttggttgataagctcctcaatttcttgttccgtcattcgatttaatcaagccatgtttcttcaataaacatataagataattaatcacatagaatattgtagatgtagcaagtaattaatggtacatcatggcatattaataatatgaaccagttattattttcttcttattagcgttttataattgtagctcggttagtacctacctgttaaagttcatacttaatagctagtacacaaattaactactacaatcatgataatattctatcatgaaaaacttaatgcattaatactttactcttattcttttggtacaatattttataATAATTCAATACAATatatgtaagatgaaatatagcacatgatatattattatataaggcgtgaagtggaatagctgcaaaaacagattagaaacgacgaggcttccttggaaattcaaagaaatctgggaaatcatagaattttcgcttccctgctgtcagagtgcgtatttcagcggtaagtctaggttttggttggggttcagtagatgacatttctgtagtattggtaagacatggttgactaggtgtggtagtatcgggagcacttggtacaataattgttttattagtttctgcttttggaatttctaggttgtcgattataggttcctcttctggttcctctgggaATTGTGAGTCTTCCAAAAATACTTCCGActccaggtcatcatcgtcatcagttatatagatgattgatacacttTCCTTCGAGTCAtcgtcgttatcagataagtcgatgattggtacttttgctggagattcaacttcggagtcgctgaatgtgataatgagattggtgctagaagtagacatctatcaccacattagtaatataccacataatatttacatgttataatatttaatttccgaccaaaaatgataagtaatggttttcaaaaacaagttcggtcaaagtccagactaactaatgcatcctaacaaataccggtcagacacactaatgcaatttctggttcgctaagacctctgctctgatgccaactgaaacgactcgtccatattactataaaggcggtacgttattcattggtcccatagcgagatatttgacctttatatgatacattttagaaaatattgcattcgtttcataaaaagacacaccattattatacataatgcatgttttaaacaagtgggcgattatttaagaaataatccccataatacatcggtttccaaatactacacacgtgacataacagtcgaatataatacatgacaaaggttttattgaatgcaacacttcatttaaacaaaagcatgagactccatgcacagcttgctcagataatgcaatagcggaagactttcttaaggacctgagaataaacatgcttaaacagtcaacacaaaggttggtgagatatataggtttaaagctagcatcgatataaatatagaccacaagatttcatagttataaatatttcaataaagatattctataagttgttgagcgcttcggtaaccatacttaaccataaatgtagcatattccctttattatgaaatttccctacactgtaccaagtgtagtaaaaatgaagtactatgcaaccgtttatgatactagagcgactagcccagttggagttgtcaaacccgatagatctatcaataggattcgcgcttacatgttcttacaacatgtaaatattagttaccaagctattagggaagatatgcaatgtggtacaactcaacgtagaatatattttaagtacttgcgtccatggcgtaaaacataaaatacatgtattctcatcccaaaatatttttagagtttaaaaatgggactatatactcacggtagtaaaagtatattaataataagttttcagcttattaaaaatatggccgtcgtccttggattcaagaaactataacaataataatgattcagataataatacgacatgtgaataaaataaaacaagtcatagaatacttatatattaatttttaacatttttatgttattagtcctttgttagtagtccaaattaGTCTGAAatatccaacagtccaataatcggtatatatataatcttagaattaccccacgacgtattgtatacatattgtctttgcatcaacccagagacgtattgcatatgtattgtcttagaatttatcaaaacgtattgtttacttattgtcttaggatttatcaaaacgtattgtatacttattgtcttaggattgtaccaagattattatatatatatatatatatatatatatatatatatatatatatatatatatatatatatatatataatctcggaattaactaagattataatattttgttatattaatgataacatgtccaaatatatatagaaaaagttagcaaggatatggttaatatagtttttacaatataaatttcgtccatacaacattaattttagcagattttgttttgctcgccaaatattcattacaactccatttaaagtgaatcaaattgctatggtttcataatgaactgtattatttagaactaaactgaaaaagtagtggtttatagtcggagttacaggttacaagtcatatttgaaagaggtagtcatttccgtcgaaaaacgacatcttgatgaccattttgaaaaacatacttccactttgagtttaaccatgatttttggatatagtttcatgttcataagaaatatcattttctcagaagaacaacttttaaatcaaagtttatcatagtttttaattatccaacccaaaacagcccccggttttactacgacggcgtatgtccggttttacggtgttcttcgtgtttacaggttttaaatcattaagttagcatatcatatagatatagaacatttgtttagtggattttaaaagttatgttaaaagggttaactttgtttgcgaacaagtttagaattaactaaactgtgttctagtgattacaagtttaaatcttcgaataagatagttatatatatatatgaatcaaatgatgttatgaacatcattactacctcaagtatagtaggtaaacctactggaaatgatgagaaaataacttgagcttcaaaggatctttgatggcttggaagttcttgaagcagaatcatgacacgaaaacaagttcaagtaagattactacttgatttaaggtagttatgtttataggaattaaaccaaagcttggatatgattattaccttgattaagaatgaaaatttactgagattagatggaagttcttgatctttgatgagttgttggattggattaaaaagattggaagtaatcttgcaacttcttgattctaggctgtttttatgatgattaaagcttgtaattgaagctaaatgatggggaaaatacttggagatgatcaattatgaagttaggagtattttgagagagaattgggagtgtaagtatgagaaaatggaatgaagaaatggtgtgtatgcataaaaacgtttttagtttataaagaaagaaaagattcctaattttgttttcttgctaaataattcatgctacttgacaaatggttggttccacatgtttcttaatcatttaaggctgctaaggagcagatttttattggtatataccaatagtaaatacatctagaagctgggtataatacgagtgcaaataccgagcgaataagagtagaattcttgatgaaaacaaatgggaatacaattgtgattatttttgttaagtaagagtgttttgatatatgtattgaagtccttcaaatgtgtattaatacatcttaatacactatatatatacacattttaactgagtcgttaaatcatcgttagtcgttacatgtaagtgttgttttgaaacctttaagttaacgaccttgttaaatgtaattaatcccattgttattatatctaatgggatgttaaattgttatattatcttgataacatagtgttttaatatatcttaatacgttatataaatattaagacgttattacaacgataatcgttacgtatatatatcgtttcgaaatccttaagttagtagtctcattttatgtatatagttcattgttaatatacttaatgagatacttaattatcatttcatcatgttaaatatatatataagttcatatatatattatcatgttatttacaagttataacgttcgtgaatcatcggacaagttgggtggtcacacgtttacataaaattcgtttcaattaatcaagtcttaaaaagtttgattgcttaatatgttggaaacatttaatcatgtaaatattaatattgttcaatatataatcatggaaaaatacgGGTCATGACATAGACGAAAATAAATATGAGcccatatatacattaaaatattttACTACGCATAAATAATAATACtccaatttatctatttatttacttacattgtatttaactattaaaaacaaggcattttaattttaattgacaattttttatttgatttaattaaatatattgagaaaaatatttacatattcaaaattttgagcccattctaaatttttaggccCTAGGCGGTTGCCTATCTTGCCTATGCTCGAAGACACATCTGGTGATGAAGTTGAAGGGGATCATAATCGTATTTTGGTTTCAGGAAACTCATCCATGAAAATACACCCTAGAAATATATTCTGTTTGAAAATGGCGAAGTTTGTTGTTTGTTGGAAAAGTGTACTAACCGAGACTTTGCATTTTTTATAAATACATAAAATCTGAACTTGAAAATTGAAATATGGAAAATGTCAGCAAAtctaattctcaaaatcatatctTATTCGGAGCATTACACACGGTGCGTTGTTTGTGGTGTTTTATATATTTGCAGGTAAAAAGTATCGTAGTCCGTAAACCACCAACGATGCTCGATAACACGCCCTACGTACATACCAGCCCACAACGTGTGTGATACATTGTGCGTGATCAGAGGGCATGTTTATGATTACTATAATTCAGGGGTGTATCTCAGTTTCAAGCAGCACAGTCAGCAGGTCGGGTAACAGGTTCGACTTCGGTTAAGTTTGCGTGGGATTGGTTACGAGAACCCACGGGTCGCACAGCGGGCGAATTAGAGGAACTGTGTAATCTTTTGAGGTCGGTTTCCTTTGATTTTAATCACCAAGAATCATGGAAATGGACTCTTACAAGTAATGGTATTTTTGAGGTCAAAACATTATCTCATCTCATTGATAACGCGTTGCTCAGTAGTGAGACTCAGTCTTCACAAGAGACTTTGAGAAATAACCTTGTTCCAAAAAAGCTTGAGGTTTTTGTGTGGAGGGCTATGAAAAAAAGATTACCGGTTCGGATCGAGCTTGACAAAAGAGGTATCGATCTTCATAGTGTTCGTTGCCCCATTTGTGATGATGGTCTCGAATCGGTTGATCACGCTTTGTTCGAATGTAAGCTCTCATTGGACGTGTGGAACCGTGTGTACAAATGGTGGAACCTAATTAACAACTTAGGGTGCTCCGAATTCCTTCGTGGTAAATCGACTCATGCTATGTTCTCTCTTGGTTCGAAAATTTGGCAAGCTGTGGAGTGGATATGTGCTTATACGATTTCCAAGGAGCAGTCTCAAGGACACGGGACAAAAGTGCTCTTTCCTTGCctcaaaaaatttttaattttttttcccgaGAGCCAGAAGTATTAAAGGAATGCCCATAGGAATGGGCGCATCAGAATGCGAGTTCGGATGCTGAAATCAAAAAATGATCTTTCGTCGTGTTCAGGATGATCGGATGAGAGATCCCCGGTTGATCCACCGAAGGAAGATCAATGAGATAAGGGTTGACCTTACCAACAAACAAGCTAGATGAACTGGTTGACTTAAGACAGAATGTCTTTTGTCAACTTTCATGTATTTTAGGACGCTCtttctaataataaaaaaaagaggGGTGAAGCGCCCGTTTGAAGTGGCGCGGCCATGGACGAAAGCTTTGATTGTGTTCTGCTAGTTTTGGGGCTTTCGACATAAAAAAGCCTATCCAGCTTGGCTTCGCTATCGCTCATGACTTGTATTGACCGCAGTCTTCTCTTTTCTCTCCCAATGTAATCGTAATTCGATGGTGTTTCAAGGAAAAAGTAGCATCTCGGCGGTGATTCTTAGCGAGATTCAAGTAAAATCCTTTGAGTGGATCTCGGCTAGGATTAAAGGAGTTATTATCGATTGGCACTGTCGGCTTTTAAATCCTAATATGTACTTAGCTTCGTAAATTACATGGGTTGCAATCTTTGCATCCTAGTCTGTATTTTGTATCGTGTTTTTTTTTTCGTTCGTGTAAGGGTACTTCCATAGACTGTGGATGTATCTCTATTGTTTCTTTTGTTATCTTTTAATAAAAtgccttgcttttcaaaaaaaaaaaaaaaaaaaaaaatactttgagATTTAGGGCCATTTTGATAAATTTCCCAACTTTCATTTCGTTTCATGGGCCGCTTAAAATTTGATTATGAATAGTTGGATTAGGGCCATGCTTATCATCCAGAAACAAAGTCAAACACAAAGTCAGAAAAATCAGAAAGTCGTTCATAGCCTCCAACCCTCACTGCTATGCTGATGCCACGAATTCGACTTCCCGTTACTTTAATTTCCCGATACTTTCCCGGTCTGACGTCACCATCTGCACATAATTTTCACCGTTCGTTAACCACCGGTTCCGATCCTCAACTTCGCGTCACCGAGTTGAAACGTGCGGCAACACCGATCGACGGCTGTGATTACAACCACTGGCTCGTTGTTATGGATCCTCCGATAGGTTACCCGCTCCGACATCAAATTGTTGAACGTTATTTACAAACCCTAGCCTCCGCATTAGGAAGGTatgatttatatctatatctatatctataccgGATTATTGACCGGAAAAGTTTAACTACTCCGGTATATAAAAACTGATGACTTGGACTGCAACATGATACGCAACGTCAGCATATACCTGTTGACGTGGATTGCCATATAAACTGCCATGTAAATGACTGTATGGTGTGGAGGCATACGTGTACTGCCAAGCAGGTGTTAAACTAATACAATGACTGCACAGACATAATGAATATCCAGTCAATAACCGTTTTTAGTATTATATGTTACCATCTTGGAAAATTTCCCCTATACTTGAATTCGATAGATATTATTTTGATTGTTAATTTCTGGTTTTGGAGTGATTGTACAGTGAGGAAGAGGCTAAGAGATCAATGTACTCTGTTTCGACGATGTATTATTATGCTTTTGGTTGTAACATCGGCGAAAATGTGATTGGTGTTATAAAATGTAAGATGTTATGTTGAGTTTATTTTCTTTTGCTAAGTATATTTCAATATTTCATTAGCTTATTATTGAAATTCATCTTGGTATTGACCATTTTGTGCAGCTATGCCCGGTGTCAGATGGGTTTTACCGGATTCTCATATTCGCCATGGTAATCATGCCTATGGAGGTGTGTGTTTAATTATCTTTAGAGGTTCATTTGGATATATGGTTGTTACATACTTAGTCAGTGTGCTTACATGTATCAATTATTTTCTGAGGGCTGAATAAAATTCCTTCAAAGAAGGTAATCACTATTGTTTTCATACGAACCATTATGAAACTTAAATTGACTCCATTCAATGCCTTCTAATGTTCCTTTTAGAATTTAGAAGTTATTTTG
This genomic window from Rutidosis leptorrhynchoides isolate AG116_Rl617_1_P2 chromosome 2, CSIRO_AGI_Rlap_v1, whole genome shotgun sequence contains:
- the LOC139892728 gene encoding multiple organellar RNA editing factor 7, mitochondrial-like isoform X3 codes for the protein MLMPRIRLPVTLISRYFPGLTSPSAHNFHRSLTTGSDPQLRVTELKRAATPIDGCDYNHWLVVMDPPIGYPLRHQIVERYLQTLASALGSEEEAKRSMYSVSTMYYYAFGCNIGENVIGVIKSMPGVRWVLPDSHIRHGNHAYGGVCLIIFRGSFGYMVVTYLVSVLTCINYFLRAE
- the LOC139892728 gene encoding multiple organellar RNA editing factor 7, mitochondrial-like isoform X1 gives rise to the protein MLMPRIRLPVTLISRYFPGLTSPSAHNFHRSLTTGSDPQLRVTELKRAATPIDGCDYNHWLVVMDPPIGYPLRHQIVERYLQTLASALGSEEEAKRSMYSVSTMYYYAFGCNIGENVIGVIKSMPGVRWVLPDSHIRHGNHAYGGEPITDGCVAPYEEMFHEDWLLDRSDIVSRRRIQKRRSRKKEQKMNSN
- the LOC139892728 gene encoding multiple organellar RNA editing factor 7, mitochondrial-like isoform X2 produces the protein MLMPRIRLPVTLISRYFPGLTSPSAHNFHRSLTTGSDPQLRVTELKRAATPIDGCDYNHWLVVMDPPIGYPLRHQIVERYLQTLASALGSEEEAKRSMYSVSTMYYYAFGCNIGENVIGVIKSMPGVRWVLPDSHIRHGEPITDGCVAPYEEMFHEDWLLDRSDIVSRRRIQKRRSRKKEQKMNSN